Proteins from a genomic interval of Polyodon spathula isolate WHYD16114869_AA chromosome 1, ASM1765450v1, whole genome shotgun sequence:
- the LOC121317063 gene encoding G2/mitotic-specific cyclin-B1-like, with amino-acid sequence MALRLTRNSQLNAENRTALAGKGAVASKPGLRPRAVLGDLGNKGPVTKPVLKKDGKPATSKLVQRKTSKSENAPEPQVPKTTVAKKTSEACAKVQLPSPTPMETSGCAPAEDLCQAFSDVLLNVKDVDADDAENPMLCSEYVKDIYNYLRQVEVEQAVRPKYLQGQEVTGNMRTILIDWLVQVQLKFQLLQETMYMTVGIIDRFLQANPVPKKMLQLVGVTAMLLASKYEEMYPPEIADFAFVTDHTYTTAQIRAMEMKILRVLDFSFGRPIPLQFLRRASKIGEVTAEQHTLAKYLMELTMADYDMVHYPPSQIAAAAFALTLKVLNCGEWTLTLQHYMNYTESCLIPVMQHMAKNVVKVNDGLTKYMAVKNKYASQKLMKISMIPHLKSAVIKDLAKPLLS; translated from the exons ATGGCGCTTCGTTTGACCAGG AATTCCCAGCTGAATGCAGAGAACAGGACCGCTCTGGCAGGAAAAGGAGCTGTCGCCTCGAAGCCTGGATTAAGGCCCAGGGCTGTGCTGGGAGACCTGGGAAATAAAGGGCCGGTGACAAAACCAGTTCTGAAGAAG GATGGAAAACCTGCCACTTCCAAATTGGTTCAAAGAAAAACCAGCAAGTCTGAAAATGCCCCTGAACCACAGGTGCCAAAGACAACTGTAGCCAAGAAGACCAGTGAAGCCTGTGCCAAG GTCCAGCTTCCATCCCCGACTCCAATGGAGACATCAGGCTGTGCACCTGCGGAGGACTTGTGCCAGGCCTTTTCAGATGTGCTACTGAATGTCAAGGATGTTGATGCAGATGATGCTGAGAACCCAATGCTCTGCAGTGAATACGTGAAGGACATCTACAACTACCTAAGACAGGTCGAG GTGGAACAAGCAGTTAGGCCCAAATACCTGCAGGGACAGGAAGTCACTGGAAACATGCGCACTATATTGATTGACTGGCTTGTGCAAGTCCAACTGAAGTTCCAGTTGCTTCAGGAGACCATGTATATGACTGTCGGAATAATTGATCGCTTTCTTCAG GCTAATCCGGTGCCCAAGAAGATGCTGCAGCTTGTAGGTGTGACTGCTATGTTGTTGGCCTCCAAATATGAAGAGATGTATCCTCCAGAGATTGCAGACTTCGCGTTTGTTACCGACCACACTTATACCACGGCTCAGATCAGAGCTATGGAAATGAAGATCCTGAGGGTGCTTGATTTCAGCTTTGGCCGTCCTATTCCCCTGCAGTTTCTGAGAAGAGCTTCTAAGATCGGAGAA GTAACTGCAGAGCAGCACACCTTGGCTAAATATCTAATGGAGCTGACTATGGCAGACTATGACATGGTGCACTATCCCCCATCCCAGATTGCAGCTGCAGCATTTGCACTGACATTGAAAGTTTTAAACTGTGGTGAATGG ACACTCACTCTGCAGCATTATATGAACTACACAGAGAGCTGTTTGATTCCTGTGATGCAGCACATGGCTAAAAATGTTGTAAAGGTCAATGATGGACTCACCAAGTACATG GCTGTGAAGAATAAGTATGCAAGTCAGAAGCTAATGAAGATCAGCATGATTCCTCATCTGAAGTCTGCAGTAATCAAAGATCTAGCTAAACCTCTACTGTCTTGA